The following proteins are encoded in a genomic region of Shinella zoogloeoides:
- a CDS encoding GlsB/YeaQ/YmgE family stress response membrane protein, with translation MGIESILVFLIVGAIAGWLAGLIVSGFGFGLIGNIVVGIVGAFIAGYLFPALGISLGSGIVAAIIHSTIGAVILLVLIKVIKRA, from the coding sequence ATGGGCATTGAAAGCATTCTGGTATTCCTCATCGTCGGCGCGATCGCGGGCTGGCTTGCCGGCCTTATCGTCTCGGGCTTCGGTTTCGGGCTGATCGGCAACATCGTCGTCGGCATCGTCGGCGCGTTCATCGCCGGCTACCTCTTCCCCGCGCTGGGCATCAGCCTCGGCAGCGGCATCGTCGCCGCGATCATCCACTCCACGATCGGCGCGGTCATCCTGCTCGTGCTCATCAAGGTCATCAAGCGCGCCTGA
- a CDS encoding globin-coupled sensor protein yields the protein MPAEQARTGQAASLRDRLRFAGVEADQGELLRRHRQTLERHVETALRDLFQRFQTFPDAARHFQSERQIDRLHDLQSSHWSVLTDARFDGLYAERVKVLADSESQMGLDPRWRIAGHSVVVETVVTGLIEEYWPKSILPGGKARRKELTDLVSAFLRTAMVDAEIGVSLRFNQMRHAHNRALGEQRKEDQAELDRVFGDAIRGLSQLDFSARVTGEMPEAWRDLAGTLNDALAEIQARLTAVADNANESDRLVATLASGAGTLSARSAEQSANLIETANALGAIVERVRNTLGETRKAQGAAASTQQSVALSGSIVGEAMSAMADIEASAEKIGQIIGVIDEIAFQTNLLALNAGIEAARAGDSGRGFAVVAQEVRALAQRSADAAREIKQLVTGTKAQVEAGVEHVHRTQDAIGNIVRQVEGINEAITGIARESAADAEGLEGVTAEIGRTGRALEADATDAGRVGAMGGDLQTVILELGRTVREFHLAQRDPRPARPAARAVPERIETPASPLDFLTARAAGFGG from the coding sequence ATGCCGGCAGAACAGGCACGAACGGGACAGGCAGCCAGCCTGCGCGACCGTTTGCGCTTTGCCGGCGTCGAGGCCGACCAGGGCGAATTGCTCCGCCGCCATCGCCAGACACTCGAACGGCACGTCGAGACGGCCCTTCGCGATCTCTTCCAGCGCTTCCAGACCTTTCCCGATGCCGCCCGCCATTTCCAGAGCGAGCGCCAGATCGATCGGCTGCACGACCTCCAGAGTTCCCACTGGAGCGTGCTGACCGACGCCCGCTTCGACGGGCTCTATGCCGAGCGCGTCAAGGTTCTTGCCGACAGCGAAAGCCAGATGGGCCTCGACCCGCGCTGGCGCATTGCCGGCCATTCGGTCGTCGTCGAGACGGTCGTCACCGGTCTCATCGAGGAATATTGGCCGAAATCCATCCTGCCCGGCGGCAAGGCCCGCCGCAAGGAACTGACCGATCTCGTCTCCGCCTTCCTGCGCACGGCCATGGTCGATGCGGAGATCGGCGTGTCGCTGCGCTTCAACCAGATGCGCCACGCGCATAACCGCGCGCTCGGCGAACAACGCAAGGAAGACCAGGCCGAACTCGACCGCGTCTTCGGCGATGCCATCCGCGGCCTCTCGCAGCTCGATTTCTCCGCCCGCGTCACCGGCGAGATGCCCGAAGCCTGGCGCGATCTGGCCGGGACGCTGAACGACGCGCTCGCCGAAATCCAGGCGCGCCTCACCGCCGTCGCGGACAATGCAAACGAGAGCGACCGGCTCGTCGCGACGCTCGCCTCCGGCGCGGGCACGCTCTCGGCCCGCTCCGCCGAGCAGTCCGCCAACCTCATCGAAACCGCCAACGCCCTCGGCGCCATCGTCGAGCGCGTGCGTAACACGCTCGGCGAAACGCGCAAGGCGCAGGGCGCCGCCGCCTCGACCCAGCAGTCGGTCGCGCTCAGCGGCTCCATCGTCGGCGAAGCGATGTCCGCCATGGCGGATATCGAGGCATCGGCGGAGAAGATCGGCCAGATCATCGGCGTCATCGACGAGATCGCCTTCCAGACGAACCTGCTGGCGCTCAATGCCGGTATCGAGGCAGCGCGTGCCGGCGACAGCGGCCGCGGCTTTGCGGTCGTCGCGCAGGAAGTGCGCGCGCTCGCCCAGCGCTCGGCCGATGCGGCGCGCGAGATCAAGCAGCTCGTCACCGGCACCAAGGCGCAGGTGGAAGCCGGCGTCGAGCATGTCCACCGCACCCAGGATGCGATCGGCAACATCGTTCGCCAGGTCGAGGGCATCAACGAGGCCATCACCGGCATCGCGCGCGAAAGCGCCGCCGACGCCGAAGGACTGGAAGGCGTTACCGCCGAGATCGGCCGGACCGGCCGCGCGCTGGAGGCCGATGCCACGGACGCCGGCCGCGTTGGCGCGATGGGCGGCGATCTCCAGACGGTCATTCTCGAACTCGGCCGCACGGTGCGGGAATTCCACCTCGCCCAGCGCGATCCGCGCCCGGCCCGGCCCGCCGCGCGCGCCGTGCCCGAGCGGATTGAGACGCCGGCCTCTCCTCTCGATTTCCTGACGGCGCGCGCCGCCGGCTTTGGAGGCTGA
- a CDS encoding STAS domain-containing protein, which translates to MASKKAAQKSLSLAPVLDLNEASALHAQLMSLKGNPLVIDASAVERVGALCAQVLMAGAKSWEEDRQPFTFNKVSDPFIKTLQLIGVNIDHLLAQEARQ; encoded by the coding sequence ATGGCGAGCAAGAAAGCCGCTCAGAAAAGTCTAAGCCTTGCCCCCGTTCTCGATCTCAACGAGGCCTCGGCCCTGCACGCGCAGCTCATGAGCCTCAAGGGCAATCCGCTCGTCATCGACGCCTCGGCGGTCGAGCGGGTCGGCGCGCTCTGCGCCCAGGTTCTGATGGCGGGCGCCAAAAGCTGGGAAGAGGACAGGCAGCCCTTCACCTTCAACAAGGTGTCCGACCCTTTCATCAAGACGCTGCAACTCATCGGCGTGAACATCGATCACTTGCTGGCACAGGAGGCTAGGCAATGA
- the cheY1 gene encoding chemotaxis response regulator CheY1: protein MKKKVLTVDDSRTIRNMLLVTLNNAGFETIQAEDGIEGLEVLENANPDVIVTDINMPRLDGFGFIEGVRRNEKYRAIPILVLTTESDAEKKNRARQAGATGWIVKPFDPTKLIDAIERVTA, encoded by the coding sequence ATGAAGAAGAAAGTCCTGACCGTGGACGATTCCCGGACGATCCGGAACATGCTGCTGGTCACCCTCAATAATGCGGGCTTCGAGACCATCCAGGCCGAAGACGGCATCGAGGGCCTGGAAGTGCTGGAAAACGCGAACCCGGATGTCATCGTCACCGACATCAATATGCCGCGCCTCGACGGCTTCGGCTTCATCGAGGGCGTGCGCCGCAACGAGAAGTACCGGGCGATCCCGATCCTCGTCCTCACCACCGAGAGCGACGCCGAGAAGAAGAACCGCGCCCGCCAGGCCGGTGCGACGGGCTGGATCGTCAAGCCCTTCGATCCGACCAAGCTGATCGACGCAATCGAGCGCGTAACCGCCTAA
- a CDS encoding chemotaxis protein CheA — MDMNEIKEIFFQECEEQLAELESGLLKLNDGDRDPETVNAVFRAVHSIKGGAGAFGLDDLVSFAHVFETTLDCVRSNKLEPTQDVLKVMLKSADVLADLTNAARDGGSVDESRSRTLIRELEALAHGEAPAAAEPAPKLAAAPKAAAPAPVVEQPPVNDEGFQPIPFSFGDFDEEPADHYVPTVQVAFKPKKDLYAKGNEAVLLLRDVSRLGEMSVYCDMDALPTLDKMNPEEAYFSWKISVTTDKGEDGVRSVFEFAEWDCDLDIQTIEEDVVSEATGDEELPMQPVPFDLSMLDDGGAAAADEPAVIESDAAAAVAAAETATKVAQVASRAAENAKAAAAASAASAAQANQAAAAGQTIRVDLDRVDRLINLVGELVINQAMLSQSVVENDTNGTSSINMGLEELQQLTREIQDSVMAIRAQPVKPVFQRMARTVREIADITGKSVRLITEGENTEVDKTVIDKLAEPLTHMIRNAVDHGLEMPEKREALGKNPEGTVRLTAKHRSGRIVIELADDGAGINREKVRQKAIDNDLIAADANLSDEEIDNLIFHAGFSTADKVSDLSGRGVGMDVVKRSIQALGGRISISSKPGQGSVFTMSLPLTLAVLDGMVVTVAGQTLVVPLTAIVETLQPEASAIHSFGASQRLISIRNSFCPLVDVGRILNFRNTQANPMDGVALLVESEGGGQRALMVDAIQGQRQVVIKSLEANYTHVPGIAAATILGDGRVALILDVDAVVAASRGQSLKQDISLAATG; from the coding sequence ATGGATATGAACGAAATCAAAGAGATCTTCTTCCAGGAGTGCGAGGAGCAGCTCGCGGAACTGGAATCCGGTCTCTTGAAGCTGAACGACGGTGATCGCGACCCCGAAACGGTCAATGCCGTGTTCCGTGCCGTCCACTCGATCAAGGGCGGCGCCGGTGCATTCGGTCTCGATGATCTCGTCTCCTTCGCCCATGTGTTCGAGACGACACTGGATTGCGTTCGATCCAACAAGCTGGAGCCGACACAGGACGTCCTGAAGGTCATGCTGAAGTCCGCCGACGTGCTGGCGGACCTCACCAATGCGGCGCGCGACGGCGGAAGCGTCGACGAATCGCGCAGCCGCACCCTGATCCGCGAGCTGGAAGCGCTGGCCCACGGCGAGGCGCCCGCCGCCGCCGAGCCCGCGCCGAAGCTTGCCGCAGCCCCCAAGGCCGCCGCGCCGGCGCCCGTGGTGGAGCAGCCGCCGGTCAACGACGAAGGCTTCCAGCCGATCCCCTTCTCCTTCGGCGATTTCGACGAGGAGCCGGCCGACCATTACGTGCCGACCGTCCAGGTCGCGTTCAAGCCGAAGAAGGACCTCTACGCCAAGGGCAACGAAGCCGTCCTCCTGCTGCGCGACGTTTCCCGCCTCGGCGAGATGAGCGTCTATTGCGACATGGACGCCCTGCCGACGCTCGACAAGATGAACCCGGAGGAAGCCTATTTCTCCTGGAAGATCTCGGTGACGACCGACAAGGGCGAGGACGGCGTGCGCTCCGTCTTCGAATTCGCCGAATGGGACTGCGACCTCGATATCCAGACCATCGAGGAAGACGTGGTCAGTGAGGCGACCGGTGACGAGGAGCTGCCGATGCAGCCCGTCCCCTTCGACCTTTCCATGCTCGACGACGGTGGCGCTGCCGCAGCCGATGAGCCGGCCGTCATCGAAAGCGATGCCGCTGCTGCCGTCGCCGCCGCCGAAACCGCCACCAAGGTCGCACAGGTTGCAAGCCGCGCCGCGGAAAACGCCAAGGCCGCTGCCGCCGCCTCGGCCGCCAGCGCCGCGCAGGCGAACCAGGCCGCCGCTGCAGGCCAGACAATCCGCGTCGATCTCGACCGCGTCGACCGCCTGATCAACCTCGTCGGCGAACTCGTCATCAACCAGGCGATGCTTTCGCAGAGCGTGGTCGAGAACGACACGAACGGCACGTCCTCCATCAATATGGGCCTCGAGGAGCTCCAGCAGCTCACCCGCGAGATCCAGGATTCGGTGATGGCGATCCGCGCGCAGCCGGTCAAGCCGGTCTTCCAGCGCATGGCCCGCACCGTCCGCGAAATCGCCGACATCACCGGCAAGTCGGTCCGCCTCATCACCGAAGGCGAGAACACCGAAGTCGACAAGACCGTCATCGACAAGCTCGCCGAGCCGCTGACGCACATGATCCGCAACGCGGTCGACCACGGCCTCGAAATGCCGGAGAAGCGCGAAGCCCTCGGCAAGAACCCGGAAGGCACCGTCCGCCTCACGGCAAAGCACCGCTCGGGCCGCATCGTCATCGAGCTGGCCGACGACGGCGCCGGCATCAACCGCGAGAAGGTGCGCCAGAAGGCCATCGACAACGACCTGATCGCGGCCGATGCGAACCTGTCGGACGAGGAGATCGACAACCTGATCTTCCACGCCGGCTTCTCTACCGCCGACAAGGTCTCGGACCTGTCCGGCCGCGGCGTCGGCATGGACGTCGTCAAGCGCTCGATCCAGGCGCTCGGCGGTCGCATCTCGATCTCGTCCAAGCCGGGGCAGGGCTCCGTCTTCACCATGAGCCTGCCGCTGACGCTCGCCGTCCTCGACGGCATGGTGGTCACGGTCGCCGGCCAGACGCTCGTCGTGCCGCTGACGGCCATCGTCGAAACGCTGCAGCCGGAAGCCTCTGCCATCCATTCCTTCGGCGCCTCGCAGCGGCTCATCTCGATCCGCAACTCGTTCTGCCCGCTGGTGGATGTCGGCCGGATCCTCAACTTCCGCAACACGCAGGCCAACCCGATGGACGGCGTCGCGCTCCTCGTCGAATCGGAAGGCGGCGGCCAGCGTGCCCTCATGGTCGATGCGATCCAGGGCCAGCGCCAGGTCGTCATCAAGAGCCTGGAGGCGAACTACACCCACGTCCCGGGCATCGCCGCCGCCACCATTCTCGGTGACGGGCGCGTCGCCCTCATCCTGGACGTCGATGCGGTCGTCGCCGCCTCGCGCGGCCAGTCCCTGAAACAAGACATCTCGCTTGCTGCCACCGGTTAA
- a CDS encoding chemotaxis protein CheW, producing the protein MTNAVKTLTHGRELIAFRIGDQEFCVNIMSVREIRGWTQATPMPHAPSYVLGVINLRGVVLPIVDMSLRLGMKPAEPTVRHVIIVAQVGPKVVGLLVDAVSDILTVTPENIQPTPDIANEVEKAYARGILAIEGRMICLIELDSLFPHTESEAA; encoded by the coding sequence ATGACGAATGCGGTCAAGACTCTCACCCACGGACGCGAACTGATCGCCTTTCGGATCGGCGACCAGGAGTTCTGCGTGAACATCATGTCGGTCAGGGAAATCCGCGGATGGACCCAGGCGACGCCGATGCCGCATGCGCCCTCCTACGTGCTGGGCGTGATCAACCTGCGCGGCGTCGTGCTGCCGATCGTCGACATGTCGCTTCGCCTCGGCATGAAGCCGGCCGAGCCGACGGTGCGCCACGTCATCATCGTCGCCCAGGTCGGGCCGAAGGTGGTGGGCCTGCTGGTCGATGCGGTCTCCGACATCCTGACCGTGACCCCCGAGAATATCCAGCCGACGCCGGATATCGCGAACGAGGTCGAGAAGGCTTATGCGCGCGGCATCCTCGCCATCGAGGGCCGCATGATCTGCCTGATCGAACTGGACTCCCTGTTCCCGCATACGGAAAGCGAAGCCGCATGA
- the cheR gene encoding protein-glutamate O-methyltransferase CheR, giving the protein MTYSPAIDVRQSPDECLASGEYPLTRRDLSEIAAMIYADAGIYLNETKASLVYSRLSKHIRQLGLKGFRDYCTLVSSPAGAAARREMLSHLTTNFTRFFRENHHFDHMRTDVLPELLARARNGGRVRIWSAACSDGQEPYSIALTVLSLMPNVADYDFRILATDIDPKILAIARAGAYDATALETVSPAMRKQFFRESESGGRQKWQIDDRVKRLITFNELNLMAQWPFKGPFDVIFCRNVVIYFDEPTQMKIWSRFAGMLGENGHLYIGHSERVSGEAKHQFDNIGITTYRYTGKHRRGA; this is encoded by the coding sequence ATGACCTATTCCCCGGCCATCGATGTCAGACAATCTCCGGACGAGTGCCTGGCGAGCGGCGAATACCCGCTGACGCGCCGGGACCTCTCCGAGATCGCGGCCATGATCTATGCGGATGCGGGCATCTATCTCAACGAGACCAAGGCCTCGCTCGTCTATTCGCGCCTGTCCAAGCACATCCGCCAGCTCGGCCTCAAGGGCTTCCGGGATTATTGCACGCTCGTCTCCTCGCCGGCGGGCGCCGCCGCGCGCCGCGAGATGCTGTCGCACCTGACGACGAACTTCACGCGCTTCTTCCGCGAGAACCACCATTTCGACCATATGCGCACCGACGTCCTGCCGGAGCTTCTGGCCCGAGCCCGCAACGGCGGGCGCGTGCGCATCTGGTCGGCGGCCTGTTCCGACGGGCAGGAACCCTATTCCATCGCGCTCACTGTGCTGTCGCTGATGCCGAACGTTGCGGATTACGATTTCCGCATCCTCGCGACGGATATCGACCCGAAGATCCTCGCCATCGCCCGCGCCGGCGCCTATGACGCGACCGCGCTCGAAACCGTCAGCCCCGCCATGCGCAAGCAGTTCTTTCGCGAGAGCGAGAGCGGCGGCCGGCAGAAATGGCAGATCGACGACCGGGTGAAGCGGCTCATCACCTTCAACGAACTGAACCTGATGGCCCAGTGGCCGTTCAAGGGCCCGTTCGACGTCATCTTCTGCCGCAACGTCGTCATCTATTTCGACGAGCCGACGCAGATGAAGATCTGGTCGCGCTTCGCCGGCATGCTCGGCGAGAACGGCCACCTCTATATCGGCCATTCCGAGCGCGTCTCGGGCGAGGCCAAGCACCAGTTCGACAATATCGGCATCACCACCTACCGCTATACCGGCAAGCACAGGAGGGGCGCATGA
- the cheB gene encoding protein-glutamate O-methylesterase CheB, translated as MMAPARVLVVDDSPTMRGLITAVLNADPDVNVVGQAGDAMEARNAIKQLNPDVVTLDIEMPNMNGLEFLDKIMRLRPMPVIMVSTLTHRGAEASLMALEIGAFDCVGKPQPGDARPFGDLAEKVKAAARSQRRFIRTDVPPLAPTVANMNAAASYKPGRRIVAIGASTGGVEALIAVLQKFPVNCPPTVITQHMPPTFTKSFAERLNRLCAPVVEEARDGARLEIGKIYLAPGGDRHLQVANPHAPCCRLLDRDPVNGHRPSVDVLFDSVAELAGRNAVGVILTGMGRDGAAGLLKMRHAGARTIGQNEKTCIVYGMPRVAFELGAVEHQFPLSSIGEEILKITAARREGSE; from the coding sequence ATGATGGCACCCGCGCGCGTCCTCGTCGTCGACGATTCGCCGACCATGCGCGGCCTGATCACGGCCGTGCTCAATGCCGACCCGGACGTCAATGTCGTCGGGCAGGCGGGCGATGCCATGGAAGCCCGCAACGCGATCAAGCAACTCAATCCGGACGTCGTGACGCTGGATATCGAGATGCCGAACATGAACGGGCTCGAATTCCTCGACAAGATCATGCGGCTGAGGCCCATGCCGGTCATCATGGTCTCGACGCTCACCCATCGCGGCGCCGAGGCCTCGCTGATGGCGCTGGAGATCGGCGCCTTCGATTGCGTCGGCAAGCCGCAGCCGGGCGACGCCCGTCCCTTCGGCGACCTTGCCGAGAAGGTGAAGGCGGCCGCCCGCTCGCAGCGTCGTTTCATCCGCACCGACGTGCCGCCGCTCGCGCCGACCGTCGCCAACATGAACGCGGCGGCAAGCTACAAGCCGGGCCGGCGGATCGTCGCCATCGGCGCCTCGACGGGCGGCGTGGAAGCGCTGATCGCGGTCCTGCAGAAGTTCCCGGTCAACTGCCCGCCGACGGTCATCACGCAGCACATGCCGCCGACCTTCACGAAAAGCTTCGCCGAGCGGCTGAACCGCCTCTGCGCGCCGGTCGTGGAGGAAGCGAGGGACGGTGCACGGCTGGAGATCGGCAAGATCTATCTGGCGCCGGGCGGCGACCGTCATCTCCAGGTCGCCAATCCGCACGCGCCCTGCTGCCGGCTGCTGGATCGGGATCCGGTCAACGGTCATCGGCCTTCGGTCGACGTGCTGTTCGATTCGGTTGCGGAACTTGCCGGGCGCAATGCCGTCGGCGTCATCCTCACCGGCATGGGCCGGGACGGGGCGGCGGGCTTGCTGAAGATGCGTCATGCAGGGGCGCGAACCATCGGCCAGAACGAAAAAACCTGCATCGTATATGGAATGCCGAGAGTGGCTTTCGAGCTGGGCGCCGTCGAGCACCAGTTTCCGCTCTCCTCCATAGGGGAGGAAATCTTGAAGATCACTGCGGCCCGTAGAGAAGGGAGCGAATAA
- a CDS encoding response regulator: protein MSIAEKIKVLIVDDQVTSRLLLGDALQQLGFKQITAAGDGAQGMAIMTQQPHHLVISDFNMPKMDGIEFLQAVRSNPNTKKAAFIILTAQGDRALVQKAAALGANNVLAKPFTIEKMKAAIEAVFGALK, encoded by the coding sequence ATGTCTATCGCTGAAAAAATCAAAGTACTCATCGTTGACGACCAGGTGACGAGCCGCCTGCTGCTGGGTGACGCCCTGCAGCAGCTCGGCTTCAAGCAGATTACCGCGGCCGGCGACGGCGCGCAGGGCATGGCCATCATGACCCAGCAGCCGCACCACCTCGTCATCTCCGACTTTAACATGCCGAAGATGGATGGCATCGAGTTCCTTCAGGCGGTTCGGTCCAACCCGAACACCAAGAAGGCGGCCTTCATCATCCTGACGGCGCAGGGCGACCGCGCGCTGGTGCAGAAGGCGGCGGCGCTCGGCGCGAACAACGTCCTGGCCAAGCCCTTCACCATCGAGAAGATGAAGGCAGCCATCGAAGCCGTGTTCGGGGCATTGAAATGA
- the cheD gene encoding chemoreceptor glutamine deamidase CheD, which produces MTSDAGARRVHVIQGEYKVVNDPDVVLTTILGSCVAACMRDPVLGVGGMNHFLLPGSAEALASGGDATRYGVHLMELLINGLLKQGARRDRLEAKIFGGARTIARFSNVGEQNALFARQFLMDEGIRIVGESTGGEHGRKLEYWPSSGRARQYALTGVETQKTVALEQRPVRPAKPVESSIEFF; this is translated from the coding sequence ATGACATCAGACGCCGGGGCGCGCCGCGTCCATGTCATTCAGGGCGAGTACAAGGTCGTCAACGATCCGGATGTGGTGCTCACCACCATTCTCGGCTCGTGCGTGGCCGCCTGCATGCGCGACCCGGTCCTTGGCGTCGGTGGCATGAACCACTTCCTGCTGCCCGGCTCTGCCGAGGCGCTCGCCTCGGGGGGCGATGCCACGCGCTACGGCGTTCATCTGATGGAGCTCCTGATCAACGGCCTCCTGAAGCAGGGCGCGCGCCGCGACCGGCTGGAGGCGAAGATCTTCGGCGGGGCGAGGACGATCGCGCGCTTTTCCAATGTCGGCGAGCAGAACGCGCTCTTCGCGCGCCAGTTCCTGATGGACGAAGGCATCCGCATCGTGGGCGAGAGCACCGGCGGCGAGCACGGGCGCAAGCTGGAATACTGGCCGTCGAGCGGCCGGGCCCGGCAATATGCCCTGACGGGCGTCGAGACGCAGAAGACGGTGGCGCTGGAACAGCGACCGGTCCGCCCTGCAAAGCCCGTCGAGAGCTCGATCGAATTCTTCTGA
- the cheT gene encoding hypothetical protein: protein MQADYLSAATAMEEALPDVLMRIVSELHDVAYLIERIEPQLAAVHGDTAEHANERMMVMQGIDLAVQKTRGLAEFIDTITASIPENWVVDVTTALNLVKLADMQKALSNGMRHGHSQPIGKAAGDFEAF from the coding sequence ATGCAAGCCGACTATCTGAGTGCCGCGACCGCCATGGAGGAAGCCCTTCCGGATGTCCTGATGCGAATCGTGTCCGAACTGCACGACGTCGCCTACCTGATCGAGCGCATCGAGCCGCAGCTCGCGGCCGTGCACGGGGACACAGCCGAACACGCCAATGAGCGCATGATGGTGATGCAGGGCATCGACCTTGCCGTCCAGAAGACGCGCGGCCTTGCCGAGTTCATCGACACGATCACCGCCAGCATTCCCGAAAACTGGGTCGTCGACGTCACCACGGCGCTGAACCTGGTGAAGCTTGCCGACATGCAGAAGGCGCTGAGCAACGGCATGCGCCACGGCCATTCCCAGCCGATCGGCAAGGCGGCCGGCGATTTCGAGGCCTTCTGA
- the fliF gene encoding flagellar basal-body MS-ring/collar protein FliF, with the protein MNLLEQLTKVYKNLASLGQAKLAMLAGAAVVSIGLVLAAGILVNKPAYETLYVGLEKADLNQIGLALAEGNIDFNNGTDGSSIAVPVGQTGKARLYLAERGLPSSANAGYELFDKVGSLGLTSFMQEVTRIRALEGEIARTIQQINGIAAARVHVVMPERGNFRRADQVPTASVMIRASAQAGRESAAAIRHLVAASVPGLEVDGVTILDSAGQLLASGDDPENGQLNRSLNTVQTVQGEIERNIEKALAPFLGMDNFRASVTAALNTDTQQIQETVYDPESRVERSVRVTRESQKSSQHASNKAATVEQNIPQGGPKGDGNGPQSSDEADKKEEQTNYEINSKTVATVRNGFAVEKLSVAVVVNRARVAAMVGEPADQAKIDAYIADMQKIVSSAAGLNPDRGDVVTITAMEFLDHQLLNDAVPGPGFVETLTRNIGGIINALAFVAVAVLVVWFGLRPAVRSVTGGGAAAGALESDAAGLELPDFSPAGGIGGPGATLMDGFGADFGFDSTDDLLNAGDDGDGSFNRRVKEGPERRLSRMVEISEERAAKILRKWAVEKEAA; encoded by the coding sequence ATGAATCTGTTGGAACAGTTGACGAAAGTCTACAAGAACCTGGCATCGCTGGGGCAGGCGAAACTCGCGATGCTGGCGGGAGCCGCCGTCGTGTCGATCGGTCTCGTGCTCGCCGCCGGGATCCTCGTGAACAAGCCCGCCTACGAGACGCTCTATGTCGGGCTGGAAAAGGCCGACCTGAACCAGATCGGCCTGGCGCTCGCCGAGGGCAATATCGACTTCAACAACGGAACGGACGGATCGAGCATCGCCGTTCCCGTCGGCCAGACCGGCAAGGCACGGCTCTATCTCGCCGAGCGCGGCCTGCCGAGCAGCGCCAATGCCGGCTACGAGCTCTTCGACAAGGTCGGCTCGCTCGGCCTCACCTCCTTCATGCAGGAGGTGACTCGCATCCGGGCCCTCGAGGGCGAGATCGCCCGCACCATCCAGCAGATCAACGGCATCGCCGCCGCCCGCGTCCATGTCGTGATGCCGGAGCGCGGCAATTTCCGCAGGGCCGACCAGGTGCCGACGGCCTCCGTCATGATCCGCGCCAGCGCGCAGGCCGGCCGTGAATCGGCCGCCGCCATCCGCCACCTCGTCGCCGCCTCCGTTCCGGGGCTTGAGGTCGACGGCGTGACGATCCTCGATTCCGCCGGCCAGCTCCTCGCCTCCGGCGACGATCCGGAAAACGGCCAGCTCAACCGCTCGCTGAACACGGTGCAGACCGTGCAGGGCGAGATCGAGCGCAATATCGAGAAGGCGCTCGCGCCCTTCCTCGGCATGGACAATTTCCGCGCCAGCGTCACCGCCGCCCTCAACACAGACACGCAGCAGATCCAGGAAACGGTCTACGATCCGGAATCGCGCGTGGAACGCTCCGTCCGCGTGACCCGGGAGAGCCAGAAGTCCAGCCAGCACGCCTCGAACAAGGCGGCGACCGTCGAGCAGAACATTCCGCAGGGCGGTCCCAAGGGCGACGGCAACGGCCCGCAGTCGAGCGACGAGGCGGACAAGAAGGAAGAGCAGACCAACTACGAGATCAACAGCAAGACGGTCGCCACCGTCCGCAACGGCTTCGCGGTCGAGAAGCTCTCCGTCGCCGTCGTGGTGAACCGCGCCCGTGTCGCCGCCATGGTCGGCGAGCCGGCCGACCAGGCGAAGATCGACGCCTATATCGCCGACATGCAGAAGATCGTCTCCTCCGCCGCCGGGCTCAACCCGGACCGCGGCGACGTCGTGACGATCACCGCCATGGAATTCCTCGACCACCAGCTCCTGAACGATGCGGTGCCGGGCCCTGGCTTCGTGGAGACGCTGACGCGCAATATCGGCGGCATCATCAATGCGCTCGCCTTCGTCGCCGTCGCCGTCCTCGTCGTCTGGTTCGGCCTTCGCCCGGCGGTTCGCTCCGTCACCGGCGGCGGCGCCGCGGCCGGTGCGCTGGAAAGCGATGCGGCGGGCCTCGAGCTCCCCGACTTCTCGCCGGCCGGCGGCATCGGCGGCCCCGGGGCGACGCTCATGGACGGCTTCGGGGCGGACTTCGGCTTCGACAGCACGGACGACCTGCTCAATGCCGGCGACGATGGCGACGGTTCCTTCAACCGCCGCGTCAAGGAAGGCCCGGAGCGCCGCCTCAGCCGCATGGTCGAGATCAGCGAGGAGCGCGCCGCCAAGATCCTGCGCAAATGGGCGGTGGAGAAGGAAGCCGCCTGA